A window of the Cannabis sativa cultivar Pink pepper isolate KNU-18-1 chromosome X, ASM2916894v1, whole genome shotgun sequence genome harbors these coding sequences:
- the LOC115724679 gene encoding uncharacterized protein LOC115724679, translating into MIQTRFFPKWLLPRNPSKPTSSFSSKSHYNQPIIFPSSPSPIVNPILLQPRVVVYDRVCHLCHQGLKWVIKLDKHRKIKFCCLQSETAEPYLSLCGLNRDDVLRRFLFVEGPGVFHQGSNAALRVVSYLPFPYSALSGFRVFPTTIRDSVYDYVAKQRYEWFGKENDCLVLGEKEMLERFIDRDEILGKRKT; encoded by the exons ATGATCCAAACCAGATTCTTCCCCAAATGGCTTCTTCCAAGAAACCCATCAAAACCCACTTcttcattttcttcaaaatcCCATTACAACCAACCCATTATTtttccttcttctccttctccgATCGTCAACCCAATTCTCCTTCAACCACGTGTGGTGGTTTACGACAGAGTTTGCCACCTCTGCCATCAAGGACTGAAATGGGTAATCAAATTAGACAAACAcagaaaaatcaagttttgttGCCTTCAATCCGAGACAGCCGAGCCCTATTTGAGCCTATGTGGACTCAATCGAGACGATGTTCTTCGTCGATTTCTCTTCGTGGAAGGTCCTGGTGTGTTTCATCAAGGCTCTAATGCAGCTCTTAGAGTGGTTTCTTACTTGCCTTTTCCTTACTCTGCTTTGAGTGGTTTTAGGGTTTTTCCGACTACAATTAGGGATTCTGTGTATGATTATGTTGCGAAACAAAGGTATGAATGGTTTGGGAAGGAGAATGATTGTTTGGTTTTGGGAGAGAAGGAAATGCTCGAACGATTTATTGATAGAGATGAAATTTTGG GGAAAAGAAAAACTTGA